The proteins below are encoded in one region of Ferruginibacter lapsinanis:
- the bshA gene encoding N-acetyl-alpha-D-glucosaminyl L-malate synthase BshA gives MNIAIVCYPTFGGSGVLATELGKALADKGHSIHFITYQQPVRLSGFHANIFYHEVRVPTYPLFDFPPYETALSSMMVDVINNHNIELLHVHYAIPHASAAYMAKQILKKEGKNIPVITTLHGTDITLVGRDKTYSPVVTFSMNESDALTAVSDNLRDETYKNFVIEKNIEVIHNFVDVDRFHRKPVDAFKKLISPNGEKIIVHASNFRKVKRVDDVVKAFMLINKQLPSKLLLLGDGPERPYVESICRDCVSAENIKFLGKQEQMEDILPIADLFLLTSEYESFGLAALEAMAAEVPVISTNAGGLPEIIINGYSGYMSNVGDIEDMSKNALLIFKDEATTNQFKANALAQAKKFDIVNIVPQYEQLYERVLAESMLPSS, from the coding sequence ATGAATATTGCGATTGTTTGTTACCCTACATTTGGCGGTAGTGGTGTATTGGCTACAGAATTAGGAAAAGCGCTGGCAGATAAAGGACACAGCATACATTTTATTACCTACCAACAACCGGTAAGATTGAGCGGTTTTCATGCTAATATTTTTTACCACGAGGTAAGAGTACCCACTTATCCGTTATTTGATTTTCCTCCTTATGAAACGGCTTTGTCCAGCATGATGGTAGATGTGATCAACAATCACAACATTGAATTATTGCATGTACATTATGCCATCCCTCATGCATCGGCAGCCTATATGGCAAAACAGATCTTAAAGAAAGAAGGCAAGAATATTCCGGTGATCACTACACTGCATGGCACTGATATTACGTTGGTGGGCAGAGATAAAACCTATAGCCCTGTTGTTACATTTTCGATGAATGAAAGTGACGCATTGACGGCAGTATCGGATAACTTAAGAGATGAGACCTATAAGAATTTTGTGATCGAAAAAAATATTGAGGTCATTCACAATTTTGTAGACGTAGATCGTTTTCACAGAAAACCGGTAGATGCTTTTAAAAAATTAATTTCTCCTAATGGCGAAAAAATAATTGTACACGCCAGTAATTTCAGAAAAGTAAAACGGGTAGATGATGTTGTAAAAGCATTTATGCTGATCAACAAACAATTGCCTTCTAAATTATTATTATTGGGTGATGGCCCCGAAAGGCCATATGTAGAAAGCATTTGCAGAGATTGCGTATCGGCAGAAAATATTAAATTTTTAGGTAAGCAGGAACAAATGGAAGATATCTTGCCAATTGCAGATCTGTTTTTATTGACCAGTGAATACGAAAGTTTCGGGCTGGCTGCATTAGAAGCAATGGCAGCAGAAGTACCGGTGATATCAACCAATGCCGGTGGTTTACCCGAAATAATTATTAATGGTTACAGTGGTTATATGAGTAACGTGGGTGATATCGAAGATATGAGCAAAAATGCGCTGCTTATTTTTAAAGATGAAGCTACTACTAATCAGTTTAAAGCAAATGCATTGGCGCAAGCTAAGAAATTTGATATTGTAAATATTGTGCCGCAGTATGAGCAACTGTATGAAAGAGTGCTTGCGGAAAGTATGCTACCTTCTTCTTAA